From the Candidatus Nanopelagicales bacterium genome, one window contains:
- a CDS encoding thioredoxin family protein, producing MKKSINRRAAILAATAAVVVLSAAGCSSEASSDATPSATPTAASTSAAPTDTAGSNSAAQPAAATAGSYITWDEYQKDTAKYENNNVVLFFNASWCSTCQATVKSLDASKGNFPEGLTVVSVDYDSNSALKKQYGVTTQHTFVAIKPNGDQIKKWSGSMTADAIQA from the coding sequence AACCGCCGGGCCGCCATTCTGGCCGCAACCGCAGCAGTCGTCGTGCTCAGTGCCGCCGGGTGCAGCAGTGAAGCCAGCAGCGATGCCACCCCCAGCGCCACACCGACGGCTGCGAGCACCAGCGCGGCACCGACCGACACTGCGGGCAGCAACTCTGCGGCCCAGCCCGCGGCCGCAACGGCTGGCAGCTACATCACGTGGGACGAGTACCAGAAGGACACAGCGAAGTACGAGAACAACAACGTCGTGCTCTTCTTCAACGCGTCGTGGTGTTCGACCTGCCAGGCAACGGTCAAGTCACTCGATGCAAGTAAGGGCAACTTCCCGGAAGGTCTAACCGTCGTCAGCGTCGACTACGACAGCAACTCGGCGTTGAAGAAGCAGTACGGCGTGACGACCCAGCACACGTTCGTGGCGATCAAACCGAATGGCGATCAGATCAAGAAGTGGTCCGGATCCATGACGGCCGATGCGATCCAGGCGAA